The following proteins are co-located in the Bosea sp. AS-1 genome:
- the ccoS gene encoding cbb3-type cytochrome oxidase assembly protein CcoS, translating to MSSLVFLVPLALVLGATALVAFLWSLRAGQYEDLDGAAERILLDEGNGLDRDRPD from the coding sequence ATGAGCAGCCTGGTCTTCCTCGTGCCATTGGCGCTCGTGCTCGGGGCGACGGCCCTTGTGGCCTTCCTCTGGTCGCTGCGCGCCGGCCAGTATGAGGATCTCGATGGCGCGGCGGAGCGCATCCTGCTCGATGAGGGCAACGGCCTAGACCGCGATCGCCCGGACTGA
- the ccoN gene encoding cytochrome-c oxidase, cbb3-type subunit I has translation MVSTLTIAERQGAMAISLLVALCGFAMAIAGNGDLFGAQGVVVLLFGLGCAGLVLSQYFAPEPSEERLTRYYDDPTKVGIVLSLAWAVVGMAFGVWVAALLAWPDLTFDAGWASFGRIRPVHTSGVIFGFGGNALIATSFHVLQRTSRARLPDQLTPWFVLIGYNLFCVVAASGYLMGVTQSKEYAEPEWYADIWLVIVWVAYFLLYIRTLQRRKEPHIYVANWYYMAFILVVAVLHIVNNLAVPISFASAKSYSLFSGVQDAMTQWWYGHNAVAFFLTSGFLGMMYYYLPKRAGRPIFSYRLSIISFWGITFMYMWAGSHHLHYTALPQWVQTLGMTFSVMLLVPSWASAGNALATLNGAWHKVRDDATLRFMMVAAVFYGLSTFEGSFMAIRAVNSLSHYTDWTIGHVHAGALGWVAMITFGSLYALVPWMWKVERMYSPKLIEVHFWLALAGTIIYVFAMWNSGIIQGLMWRTYNDSGTLAYSFIDSLVAMHPYYIARTVGGLLFLLGAIVAAYNVGMTIRMARSRAAGSAGEADRPALQAAGAALQPGE, from the coding sequence ATGGTTTCGACGCTAACGATCGCGGAACGCCAGGGCGCGATGGCGATATCGCTGCTCGTCGCGCTGTGCGGCTTCGCCATGGCGATCGCCGGCAATGGTGATCTTTTCGGGGCCCAGGGCGTCGTTGTTCTGCTGTTCGGCCTCGGTTGCGCCGGACTCGTCCTTTCGCAATATTTCGCGCCGGAGCCCTCGGAGGAGCGCCTGACGCGCTATTACGACGATCCGACCAAGGTCGGCATCGTCCTATCCCTGGCCTGGGCCGTGGTCGGCATGGCCTTCGGTGTCTGGGTTGCGGCGCTGCTGGCCTGGCCAGACCTGACCTTCGACGCCGGCTGGGCGAGCTTCGGCCGCATCCGCCCGGTCCATACCTCGGGCGTGATCTTCGGCTTCGGTGGCAACGCGCTGATCGCGACCTCCTTCCACGTCCTGCAGCGTACTTCGCGGGCGCGCCTACCCGACCAGCTCACCCCCTGGTTCGTACTGATCGGCTACAACCTGTTCTGCGTGGTCGCGGCCAGCGGCTACCTGATGGGCGTCACCCAGTCGAAGGAATACGCCGAGCCGGAATGGTACGCGGACATCTGGCTGGTCATCGTCTGGGTCGCCTATTTCCTGCTCTACATCCGCACGCTGCAGCGGCGGAAGGAACCGCATATCTACGTCGCGAACTGGTACTACATGGCCTTCATCCTGGTCGTGGCGGTGCTGCACATCGTCAACAACCTGGCGGTGCCGATCTCCTTCGCCAGCGCCAAGAGCTATTCGCTCTTCTCCGGCGTGCAGGATGCGATGACGCAGTGGTGGTACGGCCACAACGCGGTCGCCTTCTTCCTGACCTCCGGCTTCCTCGGCATGATGTACTACTACCTGCCGAAGCGGGCCGGCCGGCCGATCTTCTCCTACAGGCTGTCGATCATCAGCTTCTGGGGCATCACCTTCATGTATATGTGGGCGGGCTCACACCACCTGCATTACACGGCGCTGCCGCAATGGGTGCAGACGCTGGGCATGACCTTCTCGGTGATGTTGCTGGTGCCGTCCTGGGCTTCGGCCGGCAACGCACTGGCGACGCTGAACGGCGCCTGGCACAAAGTCCGCGACGACGCGACGCTGCGCTTCATGATGGTCGCCGCCGTCTTCTACGGCCTCTCGACCTTCGAGGGCTCGTTCATGGCGATCCGGGCCGTCAACTCGCTCTCGCACTATACCGACTGGACCATCGGCCACGTCCATGCCGGCGCGCTGGGCTGGGTGGCGATGATCACCTTCGGCTCGCTCTACGCGCTGGTGCCGTGGATGTGGAAGGTCGAGCGGATGTATTCGCCCAAGCTGATCGAGGTCCATTTCTGGCTCGCCCTCGCCGGGACCATCATCTACGTCTTCGCGATGTGGAACTCGGGCATCATCCAGGGCCTGATGTGGCGCACCTATAACGACAGCGGCACGCTGGCCTATTCGTTCATCGACAGCCTGGTCGCGATGCACCCCTATTATATTGCGCGCACCGTGGGCGGGCTGCTGTTCCTGCTCGGAGCCATCGTCGCCGCCTACAATGTCGGGATGACGATCCGCATGGCCCGCAGCCGGGCCGCGGGAAGCGCGGGTGAGGCGGACCGGCCCGCCCTTCAGGCCGCCGGCGCGGCGCTGCAGCCGGGGGAGTGA
- a CDS encoding Tim44/TimA family putative adaptor protein, with protein MPHEADSTGLTTLLWLICVYWNLVWFTQQLTSLGQAGNGETAEQAAGDQVQQKPDPRALSAIISRSAAASMREILQRDGAASVEAFIGRALATYEAVVSAFDAGDRDALSHLLAPDVYDAFSETIAQREEEGEEAAETLFSRIEPEIVEARIEEERMEVSIRFTSESFKLPRRPAGLLFRNVSSPLHGVDIWTFARNPAVRDDGWLVVATRTEVR; from the coding sequence ATGCCCCATGAAGCCGACAGCACAGGATTGACGACGCTCCTCTGGCTCATCTGCGTCTACTGGAACCTTGTCTGGTTCACCCAGCAACTGACGTCGCTCGGACAGGCCGGGAATGGCGAAACGGCGGAGCAGGCAGCGGGCGATCAGGTGCAGCAGAAGCCCGACCCACGGGCCTTGTCCGCGATCATATCGCGCAGCGCAGCCGCCTCGATGCGCGAAATCCTGCAGCGCGATGGTGCAGCCTCGGTAGAGGCCTTCATCGGAAGGGCGCTCGCGACTTATGAAGCTGTGGTGTCGGCCTTCGATGCCGGAGACCGAGACGCCCTGAGCCACTTGCTTGCCCCGGATGTCTACGATGCCTTCAGCGAGACGATTGCCCAGCGTGAGGAGGAGGGGGAGGAGGCGGCGGAAACCTTGTTCTCGCGCATCGAGCCCGAGATCGTAGAGGCCCGGATCGAGGAAGAGCGGATGGAGGTGTCCATCCGTTTCACCAGCGAATCCTTCAAGCTGCCGCGTCGCCCGGCAGGGCTGCTCTTCCGCAATGTGTCGAGCCCCTTGCACGGCGTCGACATCTGGACGTTTGCACGCAACCCGGCGGTGCGGGACGATGGTTGGCTGGTCGTGGCGACGCGGACGGAGGTGCGATGA
- a CDS encoding cation-translocating P-type ATPase encodes MSCCAPLHAPGEAFDGAATRQELRLASRDLGEGLRQSDLSVPSVHCAACIGTVESGLRRVPGVEHVRVNLSTRRVTVKWRGEEAPDLLVALAGLGYPGHLFESEADTADPELTRLIRALAVAGFCAMNIMLLSVSVWSGAEPETRSAFHWVSAALALPCLVYSGRIFYMSAWSVLKHGRTNMDVPISIGISLAFGLSLYDTIHDGPHAYFDAATSLIFFLLIGRALDHLMREKARAAVRGLMRLAARGATVLRDDGSRDYLPVAEIAPGMRLALAAGERVPADGVVAEGHSDLDCAIVTGESAPQAVAPGAAVRAGTLNLSGPLTIVASAKAEDSFLAEMVRLMEAAEGGRARYRRIADRAAALYSPVVHATAFLAFLGWMAASGDWHRAITVAIAVLIITCPCALGLAVPIVQVVASRRLFEHGIMVKDGSAIERMAEIDAAAFDKTGTLTLGRPRLANAAEILPTDLAVAAALARRSGHPFSQAIAEAVSDDGLALPDVREYPGLGIEGRLYGHLYRLGRAEWALADAEPAGESGTTLSRDGKGLARFTFVETLRPQAREALNALRGGGIAIALLTGDTPVAASRVAAQLGIESVAADLLPAQKVERLAALTAGGSKVLMVGDGLNDAPALMAAHVSMAPASAADIGRNAADFVFLHAGLDAVPAALAISRSAGRLVRQNFALAVGYNAIALPVAIAGYVTPLIASLAMSLSSVLVIANALRLGAPPKLARSADEGPESVGFAPAFEASR; translated from the coding sequence ATGAGCTGCTGTGCGCCGTTGCATGCGCCCGGCGAGGCGTTCGACGGCGCAGCGACGCGGCAGGAGCTGCGGCTCGCCAGTCGCGATCTCGGCGAAGGACTCAGGCAGAGCGATCTGTCGGTCCCGTCGGTCCATTGCGCTGCCTGTATCGGCACTGTCGAAAGCGGGCTGAGGCGCGTGCCCGGCGTCGAGCATGTCCGGGTCAACCTCTCGACCCGTCGCGTGACGGTGAAATGGCGTGGCGAGGAGGCGCCGGACCTGCTCGTGGCTCTGGCGGGCCTCGGCTACCCCGGTCACCTCTTCGAGAGCGAGGCCGATACGGCGGATCCGGAGCTGACCCGGTTGATCCGGGCGCTGGCGGTCGCCGGTTTTTGCGCCATGAACATCATGTTGCTCTCGGTTTCGGTCTGGTCGGGAGCAGAGCCCGAGACGCGCAGCGCCTTCCACTGGGTCTCGGCGGCGCTGGCCTTGCCCTGCCTCGTTTATTCCGGGCGCATCTTCTATATGTCTGCCTGGTCGGTGCTGAAGCATGGCCGCACAAACATGGATGTGCCGATCTCGATCGGCATCAGCCTCGCCTTCGGCCTGAGCCTCTACGATACGATCCATGACGGTCCGCACGCCTATTTCGACGCGGCGACCTCGCTGATCTTCTTCCTGCTGATCGGGCGCGCGCTCGACCATCTGATGCGCGAGAAAGCCCGCGCTGCCGTTCGCGGCCTGATGCGTCTCGCGGCCCGCGGCGCGACCGTGCTGCGCGACGACGGCAGCCGCGACTATCTGCCGGTGGCCGAGATCGCGCCCGGGATGCGCCTCGCCCTCGCTGCTGGTGAGCGTGTGCCCGCCGACGGTGTGGTCGCCGAGGGGCACTCCGATCTCGACTGTGCCATCGTTACCGGCGAGAGCGCGCCGCAAGCAGTCGCGCCCGGGGCCGCGGTCAGAGCCGGCACCCTCAACCTCTCCGGGCCACTGACGATCGTCGCCTCCGCGAAAGCCGAGGACTCGTTCCTGGCCGAGATGGTTCGGCTGATGGAGGCGGCCGAGGGGGGGCGGGCGCGCTATCGCCGCATCGCAGACCGGGCAGCCGCGCTCTATTCACCGGTCGTCCATGCCACGGCCTTCCTCGCTTTTCTCGGCTGGATGGCGGCGAGTGGGGATTGGCACCGCGCGATCACCGTCGCCATCGCCGTGCTGATCATCACCTGCCCCTGTGCGCTTGGGCTTGCCGTTCCCATCGTGCAGGTGGTGGCGTCGCGGCGCCTCTTCGAGCACGGCATCATGGTCAAGGATGGCTCGGCCATCGAGCGGATGGCGGAGATCGACGCCGCCGCCTTCGACAAGACCGGCACCTTGACGCTGGGCCGCCCGCGGCTTGCCAATGCAGCCGAAATCCTGCCGACCGACCTCGCCGTTGCCGCAGCCTTGGCGCGCCGCTCGGGCCATCCCTTCTCCCAGGCTATCGCCGAGGCGGTTTCGGATGATGGGCTGGCCCTGCCGGATGTCCGGGAATATCCGGGCCTTGGGATCGAGGGGCGGCTCTATGGCCATCTATACCGGTTGGGACGGGCAGAATGGGCGCTGGCAGATGCCGAGCCTGCAGGGGAGAGCGGCACCACACTGAGTCGGGATGGCAAGGGCCTGGCTCGCTTTACCTTCGTTGAGACCCTGCGTCCGCAGGCGCGTGAGGCCCTGAACGCGCTGCGTGGCGGAGGTATCGCGATCGCCCTGCTCACGGGCGATACACCGGTCGCGGCGAGCCGCGTTGCCGCGCAGCTTGGGATCGAGAGCGTCGCAGCCGACCTGCTGCCGGCCCAGAAGGTCGAAAGGCTCGCTGCGCTGACGGCCGGGGGCAGCAAGGTGCTGATGGTCGGCGACGGCCTGAACGATGCCCCGGCGCTGATGGCGGCCCATGTCTCGATGGCGCCGGCCTCGGCGGCCGACATTGGTCGCAACGCCGCCGATTTCGTCTTCCTGCACGCGGGGCTGGACGCCGTCCCGGCGGCCCTGGCGATTTCGCGCAGTGCCGGCCGGCTGGTGCGGCAGAACTTTGCTCTGGCGGTCGGCTACAACGCCATCGCCCTGCCGGTCGCGATCGCCGGATACGTCACGCCGCTGATCGCGTCGTTGGCGATGTCTCTGTCTTCCGTCCTTGTCATCGCCAATGCGCTCCGGCTCGGAGCACCGCCCAAGCTTGCTCGCTCAGCTGATGAGGGGCCGGAGTCGGTGGGCTTCGCTCCGGCCTTCGAGGCGAGCCGATGA
- a CDS encoding ABC transporter ATP-binding protein, with amino-acid sequence MTQLVISDVTKRYGAIAALDRVSLSVEAGSRVAVVGPSGSGKTTLLRVIAGFEAPDAGKVTLDGQVLADGPAIAPAHRRRVGYVAQDGALFPHLDVAGNLGFGLPRHAPDRAERLRELMEMVELDPAMLTRKPDELSGGQQQRVALARALARKPALMLLDEPFSALDTGLRETVRQAVGRVLSRAGITAILVTHDQAEALSFADQLAVMREGRLVQSGRPDALYWQPEDPRTALFLGEGTLIEVEIGDGFVSCPLGRLPASTSGRHGQGTILLRPEQIVLGPPRNDGVGAVVENISFGGSRCFAQLRLDGGPAPLLLTAKVESIRLPATGAVVSLEVRGDAWLLPAGEPSPGS; translated from the coding sequence ATGACCCAGCTTGTCATCTCGGATGTCACGAAGCGCTACGGCGCGATAGCAGCGCTGGATCGCGTCTCCCTTTCCGTGGAAGCGGGCAGCCGGGTCGCTGTTGTCGGCCCTTCCGGCTCGGGGAAGACGACGCTGCTGCGCGTCATCGCCGGCTTCGAAGCGCCCGACGCCGGCAAGGTGACGCTCGACGGACAGGTCCTGGCCGACGGCCCGGCGATCGCGCCGGCGCATCGGCGGCGGGTCGGCTATGTCGCCCAGGACGGAGCGCTGTTTCCGCATCTCGACGTCGCCGGCAATCTCGGCTTCGGCCTTCCGCGCCATGCGCCGGACCGGGCGGAACGCCTGCGCGAGCTGATGGAGATGGTCGAACTCGATCCCGCGATGCTGACGCGCAAGCCGGACGAGCTCTCGGGTGGCCAGCAGCAGCGCGTGGCGCTGGCCCGTGCATTGGCGCGCAAGCCGGCCCTGATGCTTCTCGACGAGCCGTTCTCCGCGCTCGACACAGGCCTGCGCGAAACCGTCCGGCAGGCGGTCGGGCGTGTGCTGTCCCGCGCCGGAATCACCGCCATCCTGGTGACGCACGACCAAGCCGAGGCGCTCTCCTTCGCCGATCAGCTCGCCGTGATGCGCGAAGGCCGCCTGGTGCAGTCTGGTCGCCCGGACGCGCTCTACTGGCAACCGGAAGACCCCAGGACGGCCCTGTTCCTCGGAGAAGGCACCCTGATCGAGGTGGAGATCGGCGATGGCTTCGTCTCCTGTCCGCTTGGCAGGCTGCCGGCTTCCACGTCGGGACGCCACGGACAGGGCACCATCCTGCTGCGGCCGGAGCAGATCGTCCTTGGACCACCTCGCAACGACGGAGTCGGCGCCGTCGTCGAAAACATTTCCTTCGGCGGCTCGCGATGCTTCGCCCAGCTTCGCCTCGATGGCGGGCCTGCGCCCCTGCTTCTTACCGCGAAGGTCGAGAGCATCCGGCTTCCGGCGACAGGGGCTGTGGTGAGTCTCGAAGTGCGCGGCGACGCCTGGCTGCTCCCGGCAGGGGAACCGAGCCCCGGAAGCTGA
- the ccoP gene encoding cytochrome-c oxidase, cbb3-type subunit III — MADTTRDPVTGRMTTGHEWNGIEELETPIPRVVLFFLAATALFSIGYWLLMPAWPFGWSYTKGLLGIDQREVVTEQVRDAAAERAGWTTRIANASFAEIKADPALMRRVVETGRTLFEDNCAVCHGTKGKGGPGFPNLAAGSWLWGGAPEAIAETIRVGINGTAKDTRTSQMLAFGRDGVLQREQVLAVVAYVRSLSGLALTATEQASLPAGKEVFAQNCVACHGPEGKGMQDLGAPDLTDTNWIYGGDAQSVLNTVHGGRQGHMPSWEGRLSPTEIKLLALYVGTLGGEKK, encoded by the coding sequence ATGGCAGATACGACACGCGATCCCGTCACCGGACGGATGACGACCGGCCATGAATGGAACGGCATCGAGGAGCTCGAGACGCCGATCCCGCGCGTGGTCCTGTTCTTTCTGGCGGCGACGGCGCTTTTCTCGATCGGTTACTGGCTGCTGATGCCGGCCTGGCCGTTCGGTTGGAGCTACACCAAGGGCTTGCTCGGCATCGACCAGCGTGAGGTCGTGACCGAGCAGGTCCGCGACGCGGCGGCCGAGCGTGCGGGCTGGACGACGAGGATCGCGAACGCGTCCTTCGCGGAGATCAAGGCCGATCCGGCATTGATGCGCCGTGTCGTCGAGACGGGGCGCACATTGTTCGAGGATAACTGCGCCGTCTGCCACGGTACCAAGGGCAAGGGCGGTCCGGGCTTTCCCAATCTCGCTGCCGGCTCCTGGCTCTGGGGCGGCGCGCCTGAGGCCATCGCGGAAACCATCCGCGTCGGCATCAATGGCACGGCCAAGGACACGCGCACCTCGCAGATGCTGGCGTTCGGCCGGGATGGCGTGCTCCAGCGCGAGCAGGTCCTCGCCGTCGTCGCCTATGTCCGCTCGCTCTCGGGCCTGGCGCTGACCGCAACCGAGCAGGCGAGCCTGCCGGCCGGCAAGGAGGTCTTCGCGCAGAATTGCGTCGCCTGCCACGGTCCCGAGGGCAAGGGGATGCAGGATCTGGGCGCACCGGACCTGACGGATACGAACTGGATCTATGGCGGCGATGCGCAATCGGTGCTCAACACCGTGCATGGCGGGCGCCAGGGCCATATGCCGAGCTGGGAAGGGCGGCTGTCACCGACCGAGATCAAGCTGCTGGCGCTCTATGTCGGCACGCTTGGCGGAGAGAAGAAATGA
- a CDS encoding DUF2189 domain-containing protein, whose product MGTIDESHGSPLPLAAQRQRHLPASAALSWLGVGWRDLWLSPLPSLIYGFVVFLVSLAIVWGLFRLELDYILFPALAGFMVVGPLLAIGLYQKSRDIEQGRSVSLARMIFVKAASGGQVWFTGAILCLLMLVWMRAAVIIYALFFGLRPFPGLHDVATMLVTTPTGWAMLLVGTAAGGLFAAFSFAISSFAVPMLLDERVDAFTAMGTSISLVWNNLPVMLAWGAIVLALFLLSLATGMLGLIVVFPLLGHATWHSYRAIR is encoded by the coding sequence ATGGGCACGATCGACGAGAGCCACGGCAGCCCCCTCCCGCTCGCCGCGCAGCGGCAGCGCCATCTTCCGGCAAGTGCGGCGCTGTCCTGGCTCGGCGTCGGCTGGCGCGACCTCTGGCTGAGCCCGCTGCCCAGCCTGATCTATGGTTTCGTGGTCTTCCTGGTCTCGCTTGCCATTGTCTGGGGGCTGTTCCGGCTGGAGCTCGACTACATTCTATTCCCGGCTCTGGCGGGCTTCATGGTGGTCGGGCCGCTTCTGGCGATCGGGCTCTACCAGAAGAGCCGCGACATCGAGCAGGGCAGGTCGGTCAGCCTGGCGCGCATGATCTTCGTGAAAGCGGCCTCCGGCGGCCAGGTCTGGTTCACCGGGGCGATCCTGTGCCTGCTGATGCTGGTCTGGATGCGCGCTGCCGTGATCATCTATGCGCTGTTCTTCGGTCTGCGTCCCTTCCCCGGTCTGCATGACGTCGCCACGATGCTGGTCACGACGCCGACGGGCTGGGCGATGTTGCTGGTCGGCACGGCGGCTGGTGGCCTCTTCGCCGCCTTCTCCTTCGCGATCAGCAGTTTCGCTGTTCCGATGCTGCTGGACGAGCGGGTCGATGCCTTCACCGCGATGGGTACCAGCATCTCGCTGGTCTGGAACAACCTGCCGGTGATGCTCGCCTGGGGCGCGATCGTGCTGGCGCTGTTCCTGCTCAGCCTGGCGACCGGAATGCTCGGCCTGATCGTCGTCTTCCCGCTGCTCGGCCACGCCACCTGGCACAGCTACAGGGCGATCAGATGA
- a CDS encoding PAS domain-containing protein, with the protein MLDASERLVENLGAALLASEADAILATDQNGIILFWNPGAVRLFGFTPEQALSASLDLIIPERLRRRHWIGWENVIATGATRYGAGDLLSVPALAADGRQISVEFTITLLRGPGGGITGMAAVLRDVTLRFEELRRLRRELAGQTGTGQAGEARP; encoded by the coding sequence ATGCTCGATGCTTCGGAACGGCTCGTCGAAAATCTCGGTGCCGCACTTCTCGCAAGCGAAGCCGACGCCATCCTGGCGACCGACCAAAATGGCATCATCCTGTTCTGGAATCCCGGCGCGGTCCGGCTTTTCGGCTTCACACCGGAACAGGCTCTCAGCGCATCGCTCGATCTGATCATTCCCGAACGGCTGCGACGGCGGCACTGGATCGGCTGGGAGAACGTTATTGCAACCGGCGCCACGCGCTATGGCGCCGGCGATCTGCTGTCCGTCCCGGCCCTAGCGGCGGATGGCCGGCAGATCTCGGTCGAGTTCACCATCACCCTGCTGCGTGGGCCCGGTGGCGGGATCACCGGCATGGCGGCCGTCCTGCGCGACGTCACGCTCCGTTTCGAGGAACTGCGCCGGCTGCGGCGCGAACTCGCAGGGCAGACCGGGACCGGGCAAGCGGGAGAGGCGCGACCGTGA
- a CDS encoding redoxin family protein, with product MTVATDLAPPLDVVRWFNTPQPLALADLRGRVVVLHAFQMLCPGCVQGGLPQAQRISRLFPAEAVAVIGLHTVFEHHAAMTPVSLEAFIHEFRLTFPIGVDRPSEDGPLPQTMAAYGMRGTPSLILIDRAGRIRKHGFGTEDDMRIGAEVATLLAEPADQEIAASPSGS from the coding sequence GTGACCGTCGCCACCGACCTGGCCCCGCCGCTCGATGTGGTGCGCTGGTTCAACACGCCGCAACCGCTCGCTCTCGCCGACCTGCGCGGGCGCGTCGTGGTTCTCCATGCCTTCCAGATGCTCTGCCCCGGCTGTGTGCAGGGCGGCCTGCCGCAAGCGCAGCGGATCTCCCGACTCTTTCCCGCAGAAGCGGTCGCAGTCATCGGGCTCCACACGGTCTTCGAACACCATGCGGCGATGACGCCGGTCTCGCTCGAAGCCTTCATCCACGAGTTCCGCCTGACCTTCCCGATCGGCGTCGACCGGCCCTCGGAGGACGGGCCGCTTCCGCAGACCATGGCTGCCTATGGCATGCGCGGAACGCCGAGCCTGATCCTGATCGACAGGGCGGGGCGCATCCGCAAGCACGGCTTCGGGACCGAGGACGATATGCGGATCGGTGCCGAGGTCGCGACGCTCCTGGCCGAGCCGGCCGATCAGGAGATCGCAGCCTCGCCTAGCGGCTCCTGA
- a CDS encoding 5-formyltetrahydrofolate cyclo-ligase: MTRDDDEPRSYASPPCFMREVDPAYFGLAPPPPPTQGVVAWRKAQRERLITNRLSLSASFRADAAARIAQALDRLIGDPGGHVISAYWPFRGEPDLRPWLVSLQARGARTALPVVVASRTPLIFRSWQQGDRLTRGVWNIPIPADGEVVIPDIVIAPLVGFDPGFYRLGYGGGFFDRTLVQLPTSTVAIGVGYDQAAMASIMPQPHDIPMRHIMTETGIRSR, translated from the coding sequence ATGACGCGAGACGATGACGAGCCGCGCAGCTATGCCTCGCCGCCCTGCTTCATGCGGGAGGTCGATCCTGCTTATTTCGGCCTCGCTCCGCCACCACCGCCCACGCAGGGCGTCGTCGCCTGGCGCAAGGCCCAGCGGGAGCGGCTGATCACGAACCGCCTTTCGCTGTCGGCATCGTTCCGGGCCGACGCAGCTGCAAGGATCGCGCAGGCCCTCGATCGGCTGATCGGTGATCCAGGCGGGCATGTGATCAGCGCCTATTGGCCGTTCCGCGGCGAGCCGGATCTGCGGCCATGGCTGGTGTCGCTCCAGGCTCGCGGCGCACGTACGGCGCTACCCGTGGTGGTCGCGAGCCGGACACCGCTCATCTTCCGAAGCTGGCAACAGGGAGATCGCCTGACGCGCGGTGTCTGGAACATCCCGATTCCTGCGGATGGCGAGGTCGTCATCCCGGATATCGTGATTGCGCCTCTCGTCGGCTTCGATCCGGGCTTCTATAGGCTCGGCTATGGCGGCGGCTTCTTCGACCGGACGCTGGTTCAACTGCCCACGAGCACAGTTGCGATCGGCGTCGGCTATGATCAGGCCGCGATGGCGTCGATCATGCCGCAACCCCATGACATTCCCATGCGCCACATCATGACCGAAACCGGCATCAGGAGCCGCTAG
- the ccoO gene encoding cytochrome-c oxidase, cbb3-type subunit II — MREFFHRKLERNAIGFVLAIIGVSAIGGFIEIAPLFTIHETVEKAPDMRTYTPLELAGRNIYIREGCYACHSQMIRTLRDEVERYGPYSLAVESQYDHPMQWGSKRTGPDLARIGGKYSDAWHVAHLYNPRDVVPQSVMPKYGWLLRNELKVDDLGKHLAAQRAVGVPYTDAQVANATADAYGQASPDSPYAEGVTQRYGDATNMRAFDGEPNRLTEMDALVAYLQVLGKLTDAAQRQTATAAEK; from the coding sequence ATGCGCGAGTTCTTTCACCGCAAGCTCGAGCGTAACGCCATCGGCTTCGTGCTCGCCATCATCGGCGTCTCGGCGATCGGCGGCTTCATCGAGATCGCTCCGCTCTTCACCATCCATGAGACGGTCGAGAAGGCGCCGGACATGCGCACCTATACGCCGCTCGAGCTGGCGGGGCGCAATATCTACATCCGCGAGGGTTGCTACGCCTGCCACAGCCAGATGATCCGCACGCTGCGTGACGAGGTCGAGCGCTACGGACCTTATTCGCTCGCGGTCGAGTCGCAATACGACCATCCGATGCAATGGGGCTCGAAGCGTACGGGGCCGGATCTCGCTCGCATCGGGGGCAAGTATTCCGACGCCTGGCACGTCGCTCATCTCTACAATCCGCGCGATGTCGTGCCGCAATCGGTCATGCCGAAATATGGCTGGCTCCTGCGCAACGAGTTGAAGGTCGACGATCTCGGCAAGCATCTCGCGGCGCAGCGCGCCGTCGGCGTGCCCTATACCGATGCGCAGGTCGCGAATGCGACGGCTGACGCCTATGGCCAGGCCAGCCCCGACAGCCCTTATGCCGAAGGCGTCACGCAGCGCTATGGCGATGCCACCAATATGCGCGCCTTCGACGGCGAGCCGAACCGCCTGACCGAGATGGACGCGCTCGTCGCCTATCTGCAGGTCCTCGGCAAGCTGACCGATGCGGCCCAGCGCCAGACGGCGACGGCTGCGGAGAAGTAG
- a CDS encoding cbb3-type cytochrome c oxidase subunit 3, producing the protein MDLDHQSLVGFAKSWGLFYLLALAAGVLIYALWPSNRARFDRAKASILDKDDRPGD; encoded by the coding sequence ATGGATCTCGATCATCAATCGCTGGTCGGCTTCGCCAAGAGCTGGGGGCTGTTCTACCTGCTCGCTCTGGCGGCCGGGGTGCTGATCTACGCGCTCTGGCCGTCCAACCGGGCGCGCTTCGACCGCGCGAAGGCGAGCATTCTCGACAAGGACGACAGGCCGGGGGACTGA